In Sphingomonas sp. SUN019, one genomic interval encodes:
- a CDS encoding type IV secretion system protein: protein MPAACQAIPSPETFAPGMIAFLDCQAQTLGAQGYQALAAPGSTASILLTGMITLLIAVIGYRMLLGHVPTIRDGVLTFVKIGVVLVLATSWPAYQILIYDVILRSPAEVAASIGGASGLQGTTGGLASRLDGVDQALKTLAIAGVVAPPLGADGTPQIPSVAPSPFLGFDSFALGWSRVGFLVGTLASLAIVRIIAGLLLALGPVFAVFLLFDGTRGLFEGWLRGLMGAALAALAISIVLGVELAFFEPWLSTLLARRASDLDIIGAPHSCSRRC from the coding sequence ATGCCCGCCGCCTGTCAGGCGATCCCCAGTCCCGAGACGTTCGCACCGGGCATGATCGCGTTTCTCGACTGCCAGGCGCAGACGCTAGGCGCGCAAGGCTATCAGGCGCTCGCCGCCCCCGGATCGACCGCGTCTATCCTGCTGACCGGCATGATCACGCTGCTGATCGCGGTGATCGGCTATCGCATGTTGCTTGGCCACGTGCCCACGATCCGCGACGGCGTGCTGACGTTCGTCAAGATTGGCGTCGTCCTGGTGCTCGCTACCAGCTGGCCAGCGTATCAGATTCTCATCTACGACGTGATCCTGCGCTCGCCGGCGGAGGTCGCCGCAAGCATCGGCGGCGCGAGCGGGTTGCAGGGTACGACGGGCGGCCTCGCGTCGCGGCTAGATGGGGTCGACCAGGCGCTCAAAACGCTGGCGATCGCTGGGGTTGTCGCGCCGCCGCTTGGGGCCGACGGCACGCCGCAGATACCGTCGGTCGCACCGTCGCCGTTTCTCGGGTTCGACAGCTTTGCGCTCGGCTGGTCGCGCGTGGGGTTCCTGGTCGGCACGCTGGCCTCGTTAGCGATCGTGCGGATCATCGCGGGGCTGTTGCTTGCGCTGGGGCCAGTGTTCGCGGTGTTCCTGCTGTTCGATGGCACGCGCGGTCTGTTCGAGGGTTGGCTGCGCGGGTTGATGGGAGCCGCGCTGGCGGCGCTCGCGATCTCGATCGTACTCGGGGTCGAGCTTGCTTTTTTCGAACCGTGGCTGTCGACTCTGCTCGCGCGGCGCGCGTCCGATCTCGACATCATCGGCGCGCCGCACAGTTGCTCGCGGCGATGCTGA
- a CDS encoding DksA/TraR family C4-type zinc finger protein: MASGWAGDGAVQDQIEDTVSDAVMAARLRMPTGLGTPYCVMCGEDIPEPRRQALPGARTCIGCQASQDADRRAGGINRRASKDSQLR; encoded by the coding sequence GTGGCGAGTGGCTGGGCTGGCGATGGCGCCGTGCAGGATCAGATTGAGGACACGGTCTCGGATGCCGTGATGGCCGCGCGCTTACGAATGCCGACCGGCCTCGGCACACCGTATTGCGTCATGTGCGGTGAGGATATTCCAGAACCCCGTCGCCAAGCCCTTCCGGGGGCCAGAACCTGCATTGGTTGCCAAGCGTCTCAGGACGCTGATCGGCGGGCTGGAGGGATCAACCGCCGGGCCAGCAAGGATAGCCAGCTTCGTTAG
- a CDS encoding efflux transporter outer membrane subunit, giving the protein MPRFLIASVSALALAACATGPDYVAPKPPQSASAAFISTSPAATLAAPAEDWWQLYRDPVLDGLIGDALAANTDIRVAVARLAKARAALREVRNDRTPQANLGASATYGRYSAIQTPPGANREDWTVDTGLDVSYEVDLFGRISRGVEAALADVGAADADADAVRVSIVAETTRAYADAAAAAERLAVAQRIVELLDRSLKVTQRRVEVGMTTPLDSARIAALRNQRQADVPSIAAERQAALFRLAMLTGRTPQDLPAIAAERGTTLRLDQPIPVGDGAALLARRPDVRAAERQLAAATARIGVATADLYPRITLGGSIGSTGTGLGNLFGGGPLNWLLGPLLNWNLNQGKARARIAGAEADSQAALATFDGTVLTALEETETALSNYAKALDRRTALQAARDQAAVAARITRAQQREGQIDSLAQLDAERTFADTEATLALADAQIARAQIDLFRALGGNWRGAQT; this is encoded by the coding sequence GCCGCCTGCGCCACGGGGCCGGACTATGTCGCGCCCAAGCCTCCGCAAAGCGCGTCCGCCGCGTTCATCTCGACCAGCCCGGCGGCGACCCTCGCCGCGCCCGCGGAGGATTGGTGGCAGCTCTATCGTGATCCGGTGCTCGATGGCCTGATCGGCGATGCGCTGGCGGCCAACACCGACATCCGCGTCGCGGTCGCGCGGCTGGCGAAGGCGCGCGCCGCGTTGCGCGAGGTGCGCAACGACCGCACGCCGCAGGCCAATCTCGGCGCGAGCGCGACCTACGGCCGCTATTCCGCGATCCAGACCCCGCCTGGCGCGAACCGCGAGGACTGGACGGTCGATACCGGCCTCGACGTGTCGTATGAGGTCGACCTGTTCGGCCGCATCAGCCGCGGTGTCGAAGCGGCACTTGCGGATGTGGGGGCAGCGGATGCCGACGCCGATGCGGTGCGCGTCTCGATCGTCGCCGAAACCACCCGCGCCTATGCCGATGCGGCCGCCGCCGCCGAACGGCTGGCAGTGGCGCAGCGCATCGTCGAACTGCTCGATCGATCGCTGAAGGTGACGCAGCGGCGGGTCGAGGTGGGGATGACCACCCCGCTCGACAGCGCGCGGATCGCCGCGTTGCGCAACCAGCGGCAGGCCGATGTGCCGTCGATCGCGGCCGAGCGGCAGGCGGCGCTGTTCCGGCTGGCGATGCTGACCGGGCGTACGCCGCAGGATCTGCCGGCCATCGCGGCCGAGCGCGGCACGACGCTGCGGCTCGATCAGCCGATCCCGGTCGGCGATGGTGCGGCGCTGCTCGCGCGCCGCCCCGACGTGCGCGCGGCCGAGCGCCAGTTGGCCGCCGCGACCGCGCGGATCGGTGTCGCGACCGCCGATCTCTATCCGCGCATCACGCTGGGCGGATCGATCGGGTCGACCGGCACGGGGCTCGGCAATCTGTTCGGCGGCGGGCCGCTCAACTGGCTGCTTGGGCCGTTGCTGAACTGGAACCTCAATCAGGGCAAGGCGCGCGCGCGGATCGCCGGGGCGGAGGCTGACAGCCAAGCCGCGCTCGCCACGTTCGACGGGACCGTGCTGACCGCGCTGGAGGAGACCGAAACCGCGCTGTCCAATTATGCCAAGGCGCTCGATCGCCGCACCGCGCTGCAGGCTGCGCGCGACCAGGCGGCGGTGGCGGCGCGGATCACGCGCGCGCAGCAACGCGAGGGGCAGATCGACAGTCTGGCGCAGCTCGACGCGGAGCGCACCTTCGCCGATACCGAAGCCACGCTCGCGTTGGCCGACGCGCAAATCGCCCGAGCCCAGATCGACCTGTTTCGCGCGCTTGGTGGTAATTGGCGTGGGGCGCAAACCTAA
- a CDS encoding ATPase domain-containing protein yields MTNHTTGVAGLDEILAGGLSEGRLFLIEGSPGTGKTTLASQFLLAGAEAGEKGLYITLSETEEELRDGAASHGWTFGEGFEVFELVPPESLLDDQQQQSLLYSSDLELGETTKRIFEAFERVKPSRVVLDSLSEIRLLAQSSLRYRRQILALKHYFSHHEATVLMLDDLTADVLDKTVHSVAHAVIRLEELSPNYGAERRRMRVLKYRGRRFRGGFHDFVIDTGGIRVFPRLVSSEHHTKFRRETVPINNPEINGLLGGGFERGASTLILGPAGTGKSLLTLTFVQSAIERGETAAMFVFDEELGLLFERSKGLGIDLQAMVDSGKLVIEQIDAAELTPGEFSERVRVRVEKNGARTVVVDSLNGYQAAMPEEQALILHMHELLQYLNRQGVTTFLTVAQHGLVGDMKSPVDVTYLADTVILLRYFEALGRVRRAISIVKKRTSAHEDTIREFMIGGNGITLGEPLTGFQGILRGVPDLVGDASGLLDMKKA; encoded by the coding sequence ATGACGAACCACACGACCGGCGTTGCTGGGCTGGACGAAATACTCGCTGGCGGCCTCTCGGAAGGGCGCCTGTTTTTGATCGAAGGTAGTCCCGGAACAGGCAAGACCACGCTTGCCAGCCAGTTCCTGCTGGCAGGAGCCGAAGCGGGCGAAAAGGGTCTCTACATCACGCTTTCCGAAACCGAGGAAGAGTTGCGCGACGGCGCTGCATCGCATGGCTGGACGTTCGGTGAGGGCTTCGAGGTGTTCGAACTCGTGCCGCCGGAAAGCCTGCTCGATGATCAGCAGCAGCAGAGCTTGCTCTACTCGTCAGATCTCGAACTTGGCGAGACGACCAAGCGCATATTTGAAGCGTTCGAGCGGGTGAAGCCGTCTCGCGTTGTGCTCGACAGCCTGTCGGAAATCCGACTGCTGGCGCAAAGTTCGCTGCGGTATCGCCGCCAGATCCTCGCCCTGAAGCATTACTTCTCGCATCACGAGGCGACCGTGCTGATGCTCGACGACCTCACCGCCGATGTGCTCGACAAGACCGTGCACAGCGTCGCGCATGCGGTCATTCGCCTCGAGGAACTATCGCCCAATTACGGCGCCGAACGTCGGCGGATGCGCGTGCTCAAATACCGAGGTCGCCGCTTCCGCGGAGGCTTTCATGACTTCGTGATCGACACCGGAGGTATTCGGGTCTTCCCTCGACTCGTTTCATCCGAACACCACACCAAGTTCAGGCGTGAGACGGTCCCAATCAATAACCCGGAGATAAACGGGCTGCTCGGGGGTGGATTCGAACGTGGCGCAAGTACGCTGATCCTCGGGCCAGCCGGTACGGGCAAGTCGTTGCTGACCCTGACCTTCGTCCAATCGGCCATCGAGCGTGGCGAAACCGCGGCGATGTTCGTTTTCGACGAGGAACTGGGTCTTCTGTTCGAGCGCTCGAAGGGGCTTGGCATCGACCTGCAAGCGATGGTGGACTCCGGCAAACTCGTGATCGAACAGATCGACGCAGCTGAACTAACCCCCGGCGAATTTTCCGAACGGGTCCGGGTTCGCGTCGAGAAGAATGGCGCACGTACGGTCGTGGTCGACAGCCTCAATGGCTACCAGGCGGCCATGCCCGAAGAACAGGCGCTGATCCTGCACATGCACGAGCTGCTGCAGTATCTGAACAGGCAAGGCGTCACGACCTTCCTGACGGTCGCCCAGCACGGCCTCGTCGGCGACATGAAATCGCCGGTTGATGTGACTTACCTTGCCGATACGGTGATCCTGCTGCGCTATTTCGAGGCCTTGGGTCGGGTCCGTCGCGCGATTTCGATCGTTAAGAAGCGGACGAGCGCACACGAGGACACCATAAGGGAATTCATGATCGGCGGGAATGGCATCACGCTGGGCGAACCACTCACCGGCTTCCAAGGCATCCTGCGTGGCGTGCCCGACCTGGTGGGGGACGCGTCCGGGCTTCTCGACATGAAAAAAGCGTGA
- a CDS encoding recombinase family protein, which translates to MKRVRCAIYTRKSSEEGLEQDFNSLDAQREACAAYVLSQASEGWTLLPEIYDDGGISGGTLERPALQRLLADVAGGRIDTIVVYKVDRLTRSLLDFSKLVEAFDAAGTSFVSVTQSFNTTTSMGRLTLNMLLSFAQFEREVTAERIRDKIAASKAKGMWMGGTPPLGYRPDGRSLAIVEEHAAIVRDIFARYIATGNVRLVAEQLAREGIGAPVRTRIGSGKAFGGVVFTRGQIHAFLKCPAYVSEVHHNGHVYPALHTAIIDRATWDAVQHRLDTHVRGERRAARAASPSLLAGLIVDAAGVPLIATHACKGKVRYRYYVSRAVHHGGGDNEAGVRIPALEIETAVARTISRAFDDPLALAATLGLIVRPADIHPLTKRSVDVARHAAKSDRAVLRAMIARVRIHDDAVEIDLATAAVAAHLQLSAGSEALAVTTLHSALRLTRTGGAVRLVQANGCAPAAVVDVSLIGLVIKARRWWGVLREGELGLVELAAKERISSSYLTRVLRLAFLSPAVVDAILAGALRTGVSARTVTLDTIIPACWQQQRMLLLPAA; encoded by the coding sequence ATGAAGCGGGTCCGCTGCGCGATCTACACGCGCAAATCGAGTGAGGAGGGGTTGGAGCAGGACTTCAACAGCTTGGATGCGCAGCGCGAAGCGTGCGCCGCCTATGTGCTGAGCCAGGCGTCCGAAGGCTGGACGCTGCTCCCCGAGATTTATGACGATGGCGGCATCTCGGGCGGTACGCTCGAGCGCCCCGCGCTCCAGCGGTTGCTCGCCGATGTCGCAGGCGGGCGGATCGACACGATCGTGGTCTACAAGGTCGACCGGCTGACCCGCTCGCTGCTCGACTTCTCGAAGCTGGTCGAAGCGTTTGATGCGGCGGGCACCAGCTTCGTCAGCGTCACCCAGTCGTTCAACACCACGACCAGCATGGGACGGCTGACGCTCAACATGCTCTTGAGCTTTGCGCAGTTCGAGCGCGAGGTCACCGCCGAGCGGATCAGGGACAAGATCGCGGCCTCGAAGGCGAAGGGCATGTGGATGGGCGGCACGCCGCCACTTGGCTACCGGCCGGACGGGCGCAGCCTTGCCATCGTCGAGGAGCATGCCGCGATCGTGCGCGACATCTTTGCGCGCTACATCGCGACCGGCAACGTCCGGCTGGTCGCCGAGCAGCTGGCACGAGAAGGGATCGGCGCACCGGTGCGCACGCGGATCGGTAGCGGCAAGGCGTTCGGCGGGGTCGTGTTCACGCGCGGGCAGATCCATGCGTTCCTCAAATGCCCCGCCTATGTCAGCGAGGTCCATCACAACGGGCACGTCTATCCTGCCCTGCATACAGCGATCATCGATCGCGCGACCTGGGACGCTGTTCAGCACCGGCTTGACACGCATGTCCGCGGCGAGCGGCGCGCTGCCCGCGCGGCAAGCCCGAGCCTGCTTGCCGGGTTGATCGTCGATGCAGCCGGGGTTCCGCTGATCGCGACCCATGCCTGCAAAGGCAAGGTGCGATACCGCTACTACGTCAGCCGTGCCGTGCATCACGGGGGCGGTGATAACGAAGCGGGGGTTCGGATCCCCGCGCTCGAGATCGAGACCGCGGTCGCACGGACGATCTCACGCGCGTTCGATGATCCGCTGGCGCTGGCGGCGACCCTCGGGCTCATAGTCCGCCCGGCGGACATCCATCCGCTTACCAAACGCAGCGTGGATGTAGCCCGGCATGCCGCGAAGAGCGACCGGGCCGTGCTGCGCGCGATGATTGCGCGGGTCCGAATTCACGACGACGCGGTCGAGATCGACCTCGCGACCGCAGCGGTCGCGGCGCACTTGCAGCTGAGCGCAGGTAGCGAGGCGCTCGCGGTCACCACATTGCACTCGGCGCTGCGGCTGACCCGCACCGGCGGCGCGGTGCGGCTGGTGCAGGCCAATGGGTGCGCGCCTGCCGCGGTCGTCGACGTGTCGCTGATCGGGCTGGTTATCAAGGCCCGGCGTTGGTGGGGCGTGCTTCGCGAGGGCGAACTGGGGCTTGTGGAACTTGCCGCGAAGGAGAGGATCAGCTCGTCCTATCTGACCCGTGTGCTGCGGCTGGCGTTCCTTAGCCCCGCGGTGGTCGATGCGATTCTCGCGGGCGCACTGCGGACCGGAGTATCGGCGCGCACGGTAACGCTGGACACGATTATCCCGGCGTGTTGGCAGCAGCAGCGAATGCTCCTGCTGCCGGCGGCATAA
- a CDS encoding DUF3489 domain-containing protein: MLRSGSKIEQVIELLRRDKGATPIELIEATGWMAHTMRAALTGLRKKGHQIERSKRDETTCYRIIAVV, from the coding sequence GTGCTGCGCAGCGGCAGCAAGATTGAGCAAGTTATCGAACTGCTGCGCCGCGACAAAGGCGCAACCCCGATCGAGCTGATCGAAGCGACCGGCTGGATGGCGCATACCATGCGTGCGGCGCTCACCGGGCTGCGCAAGAAGGGGCATCAGATCGAGCGCAGCAAACGCGACGAGACGACCTGCTATCGCATCATCGCGGTGGTGTAA
- the virB11 gene encoding P-type DNA transfer ATPase VirB11, translating into MGVSAQLPCTPFCLRSGGAMSPTYTSTGPAKCGWRRFGGATERHEIAELDETTLLRLARQVASYNHQGISREHPLLSAGLPDGSRIQVVAAPATRGPMALAIRKHVSTNLTLEHYITSGSFDDVQTQSSATQPIVEAVAKLVDRGEIAEGLRQAVRGRLNVLISGGTSTGKTTFLNALIGEIPAQERLILIEDTAELRLQHTNAIGLLAARSALGEADVTTNDLVSASLRMRPDRIILGELRGREAFAFLRAVNTGHPGSMTTIHADSVDGAVEQLALLILEGGTTLSRADIARYVGVTIDVFVQLARDEHGRRVSECRVGVPDR; encoded by the coding sequence ATGGGTGTATCTGCGCAGCTGCCTTGCACCCCTTTCTGCCTGCGCTCGGGCGGAGCGATGTCACCGACATATACGTCAACCGGCCCGGCGAAATGTGGCTGGAGACGCTTTGGCGGGGCGACCGAGCGGCATGAGATCGCGGAACTAGACGAAACGACATTGCTGCGGCTCGCGCGGCAGGTCGCATCATACAATCATCAGGGCATCAGTCGCGAACACCCGTTGTTGTCGGCGGGTCTGCCCGACGGGTCACGGATCCAGGTTGTCGCGGCTCCGGCGACCCGCGGGCCCATGGCATTGGCGATCCGCAAGCACGTCTCGACGAACCTGACGCTCGAGCACTATATTACCTCAGGATCGTTCGACGATGTACAAACGCAATCCTCTGCGACGCAGCCGATTGTCGAGGCAGTCGCGAAACTGGTCGACCGCGGCGAAATCGCCGAGGGGCTCCGCCAGGCGGTTCGTGGGCGGCTTAACGTCCTCATCTCGGGCGGGACGTCGACTGGCAAGACGACGTTCCTCAACGCCCTGATCGGTGAGATTCCTGCGCAGGAACGCCTGATCCTGATCGAGGACACCGCCGAGCTCCGACTGCAGCATACTAACGCGATCGGTCTTCTGGCAGCGAGGAGCGCGCTGGGCGAGGCCGATGTTACCACAAACGACCTAGTGTCCGCATCGCTGCGGATGCGGCCCGATCGCATCATCCTCGGCGAGCTGCGCGGGCGCGAGGCGTTCGCGTTTCTTCGCGCGGTCAATACGGGTCATCCCGGATCGATGACCACGATCCACGCTGACAGCGTCGATGGGGCGGTCGAGCAGCTAGCGCTGTTAATCCTGGAGGGCGGAACAACGCTGAGCCGTGCCGATATCGCGCGCTATGTCGGGGTCACGATCGACGTGTTCGTTCAACTTGCGCGCGATGAGCATGGGCGGAGAGTGTCAGAATGTCGCGTCGGCGTACCTGATCGGTAA
- a CDS encoding TrbI/VirB10 family protein codes for MLIFGIALFATLFALARVAMSLRIPSWHFGGAEVSERSHAPSVGQPAHVVAPPPVESRSRAAAVADAVAISQRREEMIASGSTTASSGGGRYISPAQAILVTGRGSSTAVASPRRTSYRVSDGRRRALTAPAVVALTVQRAPFEAPPPLYIPPEPRFVSPPVIESAALPQAVPLPREPRQQTVVPTIQQQPLQRVDYAQPPIVERPQRTGGGATLVLDTSQPRSGAADGEPTAAASPLSENNANASRTRAGTIANRTMTVPQGTIVPAVLETAFNSTRAGFARALVQRDVHGLDGRRVLIPRGSRLIGEYRSDAAAGQKRALINWTRLIRPDGATIAIGSPATDPVGIGGIKAKVDSHFFARFGGAILQSVLDVGVNLASRSVDSPVIVALPGSVQGTTATITRQTDIPPTLSVRQGTSVSVFVARDLDFTEVESRR; via the coding sequence ATGCTGATCTTCGGCATCGCGCTGTTCGCGACCCTGTTCGCGCTCGCCAGGGTCGCGATGAGCTTGCGCATCCCGAGCTGGCATTTTGGCGGGGCGGAAGTGTCAGAACGATCGCACGCGCCTAGCGTCGGTCAGCCAGCACACGTTGTCGCACCACCGCCGGTCGAGAGCCGCTCGCGCGCCGCCGCCGTCGCCGACGCGGTCGCGATCAGCCAACGAAGGGAAGAAATGATCGCATCTGGATCGACCACAGCGAGTAGCGGAGGCGGCCGCTATATCAGTCCTGCTCAAGCAATATTAGTTACTGGAAGGGGGTCTTCAACGGCCGTGGCATCACCGCGGCGCACCAGCTACCGCGTCTCGGATGGACGACGGCGGGCGCTGACCGCGCCTGCGGTTGTCGCCCTTACGGTCCAACGGGCGCCTTTCGAGGCACCGCCGCCCTTGTACATTCCGCCCGAGCCGAGGTTTGTGTCGCCGCCTGTGATTGAATCGGCGGCACTGCCGCAAGCGGTACCTCTACCGCGGGAGCCACGCCAGCAGACCGTTGTCCCGACCATTCAGCAACAACCGCTACAACGCGTGGACTATGCTCAACCGCCGATTGTCGAGCGGCCGCAACGGACTGGTGGTGGCGCGACGTTAGTGCTCGACACATCGCAGCCGCGATCGGGAGCCGCAGATGGCGAACCAACGGCCGCGGCCAGCCCCTTGTCCGAGAACAACGCGAACGCCAGCCGAACACGTGCAGGTACGATCGCCAACCGCACGATGACGGTGCCGCAGGGAACGATCGTCCCCGCGGTTCTCGAAACCGCGTTTAACTCGACCCGCGCTGGTTTTGCGCGCGCGCTCGTTCAGCGCGATGTGCACGGGCTTGACGGCAGGCGAGTGCTGATCCCACGCGGTAGCCGCCTGATTGGCGAGTATCGCTCCGACGCGGCCGCCGGGCAAAAGCGCGCGCTGATCAACTGGACGCGGTTGATCCGTCCCGATGGCGCAACGATCGCGATCGGATCACCAGCGACCGATCCAGTCGGCATCGGCGGGATCAAAGCCAAGGTCGACAGCCACTTTTTCGCGCGGTTCGGCGGCGCGATACTCCAGTCGGTGCTCGACGTCGGGGTTAATCTAGCGTCGCGGTCGGTGGATAGCCCGGTGATCGTCGCGCTCCCCGGATCGGTCCAGGGCACGACCGCCACGATAACCCGCCAGACCGACATCCCGCCGACTCTGAGCGTTCGCCAAGGTACGAGCGTCAGCGTGTTCGTCGCGCGCGATCTCGACTTTACTGAGGTCGAGAGCAGGCGGTGA
- a CDS encoding globin domain-containing protein, translating into MRTSLALKLSYIAQSWRVMRQEQVELIRRSFEMVLRAGDQASLAFYNRLFELAPETRSLFKDDIAEQGRLLIAALARIVTGLSHQQDVLPALRELAVRHVAYGARAEHYPMVGDALLWMIDRISSPEVDLPTREAWRAAYDLVARAMIEAAHGSAEHDRRAI; encoded by the coding sequence TTGCGCACATCGCTGGCACTGAAACTTTCCTACATCGCGCAGTCCTGGAGGGTTATGCGACAAGAACAGGTTGAATTGATCCGGCGGAGTTTCGAGATGGTTTTGCGCGCAGGGGATCAGGCGTCCCTCGCGTTCTATAACCGGCTGTTCGAGCTCGCACCCGAAACCCGAAGCCTCTTCAAGGACGACATAGCAGAGCAGGGACGCCTGCTGATCGCCGCGCTCGCCAGGATCGTAACTGGCCTTAGCCACCAACAGGATGTTCTTCCCGCACTTCGGGAGTTAGCCGTTCGTCACGTCGCCTACGGCGCGAGAGCGGAGCACTATCCGATGGTTGGAGATGCATTGCTCTGGATGATCGACCGCATCTCAAGCCCGGAGGTCGATCTGCCAACGCGGGAGGCTTGGCGGGCTGCTTACGATCTGGTGGCCCGGGCGATGATCGAGGCGGCACACGGGAGCGCCGAACACGATCGACGGGCGATCTAG
- a CDS encoding DUF2924 domain-containing protein, translating to MTIAQNKLDVSLAALATMSSAQLRAQWVSVTGQVVPKVSPAMLRLALGWEIQAKMFGGHSRATFGKLTQLAAASTRTSPAVPGMRLVREWNGVVHIVTVGEDRVIRWNDRDWNSLSEVARAITGTRWSGPAFFGLKQKVKAA from the coding sequence ATGACGATCGCACAGAATAAGCTCGATGTCAGCCTGGCGGCGCTGGCGACCATGTCGTCGGCGCAGCTGCGCGCGCAGTGGGTCAGCGTCACCGGTCAGGTCGTCCCGAAGGTCAGCCCGGCGATGCTGCGGCTGGCGCTCGGCTGGGAGATCCAGGCCAAGATGTTCGGCGGACACAGCCGGGCGACGTTCGGCAAGCTGACGCAGCTGGCGGCGGCCAGCACGAGAACCTCGCCCGCGGTGCCCGGCATGCGGCTGGTCCGCGAATGGAACGGCGTCGTGCACATCGTGACAGTCGGCGAGGACCGGGTGATCCGCTGGAATGACCGCGACTGGAACAGCCTGAGCGAGGTCGCGCGCGCGATCACCGGCACGCGCTGGTCGGGCCCAGCGTTCTTCGGGCTGAAGCAGAAGGTAAAGGCGGCATGA